A region of Fibrobacter succinogenes subsp. succinogenes S85 DNA encodes the following proteins:
- the mscL gene encoding large-conductance mechanosensitive channel protein MscL, giving the protein MSIKNKAASLIEEFKAFAFKGNIVDMAIGIIIGAAFGKIVNSFVNDIVMPLVTAVIAKCGGQNAGEGIKTLVYTTSEGIAIPYGTFIGEVLNFLIVAFAVFLMMKKFLGFMQNMRKKKEAEAAAAPAAPPAPSAEEKLLTEIRDLLKNK; this is encoded by the coding sequence ATGAGCATTAAAAATAAAGCAGCTTCACTCATTGAAGAATTCAAGGCATTTGCCTTCAAGGGTAACATCGTCGACATGGCTATCGGTATCATCATCGGAGCCGCCTTCGGTAAAATCGTCAACTCCTTCGTGAACGACATCGTCATGCCGCTCGTCACTGCAGTCATTGCCAAGTGCGGCGGCCAGAACGCAGGCGAAGGCATCAAGACGCTCGTCTACACGACCTCCGAAGGCATCGCCATTCCGTACGGCACGTTCATCGGTGAAGTCCTGAACTTCCTCATCGTCGCATTCGCCGTCTTCCTCATGATGAAGAAATTCCTCGGTTTCATGCAGAACATGCGCAAGAAGAAAGAAGCTGAAGCAGCCGCAGCTCCGGCAGCACCTCCGGCACCGAGCGCCGAAGAAAAGCTCCTCACCGAAATTCGCGACTTGCTCAAGAACAAGTAA